The following are encoded together in the Cynocephalus volans isolate mCynVol1 chromosome 4, mCynVol1.pri, whole genome shotgun sequence genome:
- the LOC134375221 gene encoding zinc finger protein OZF-like: MFYKEIKLSQHQITHTGEKHDKYGKGQKSFITTSRATSYQRTSTGKKLYPCNEQEEFFYQQSDLTVHRRIHTEEMSYGFIKCGNDFDENSFLSCHQRIHTSEKPYECNECRKFFYHNSALTVFQRIHISENPYELEESQIFYSKSKLKNHERIHIAEKPFECNRCGKTFYQNSDFSKHERIYKECGKCNQKSDLKTTQRIHTGEYPNECKECGEAFSQKSSLHGHERIHKGKTPYEGKECGKAYNKKSAFSMHERTHPGEKTYECKECGKAFNRKSNLSIHQRIHTGEKPYECIECGKAFTRKSFLSMHQRIHTGEKPYECKECGKAFNQKSSLNKHQRIHTGEKPYECKECGKAFNQKSILSGHQRIHTGDNPYECKECGKAFNQKGILSKHQETHTGEKPYECKECGKGFNQKSTLSRHQRIHTGEKPYECKECGKAFSQKSNLIMHQRTHTGEKPYECKECGKAFNRKSNLSMHQRIHR, encoded by the exons atgttctataaagaGATTAAACTTTCTCAACATCAGAttacacacacaggagagaaacatgATAAATATGGCAAAGGTCAGAAATCTTTTATTACGACATCACGTGCTACTTCATATCAAAGAACATCTACAGGGAAGAAGCTTTATCCTTGTAATGAACAGGAGGAATTTTTCTATCAGCAGTCAGACCTTACTGTGCATCGCAGAATTCACACAGAGGAAATGTCCTATGGATTTATTAAGTGTGGCAATGACTTTGATGAAAATTCATTTCTCAGCtgtcatcagagaattcacacaagtgaaaaaccatatgaatgtaatgaatgtagaAAATTTTTCTACCATAATTCTGCCCTTACAGTTTTTCAGAGAATTCACATAAGTGAGAATCCATATGAGCTTGAAGAAAGTCAAATTTTCTACAGTAAGTCAAAACTCAAAAATCATGAGAGAATTCACATTGCTGAGAAACCGTTTGAATGTAACAGATGTGGAAAAACCTTCTACCAGAATTCAGACTTCAGCAAGCATGAAAGAATTTataaggaatgtggaaaatgTAACCAAAAGTCAGATCTGAAGACAactcagagaattcacacaggggagTACCcaaatgaatgtaaagaatgtggggaagcttttagccaaaagtcaTCTCTCCACGGccatgagagaattcacaaaggCAAGACACCATATGAaggtaaggaatgtggaaaagcttatAACAAAAAGTCAGCCTTCAGCATGCATGAAAGAACTCACCCAG GTGAGAaaacatatgaatgtaaagaatgtggaaaagcttttaaccgaaagtcaaacctcagcatccatcagagaattcacacaggtgagaaaccgtATGAATGTatagaatgtggaaaagcttttacaCGAAAGTCATtcctcagcatgcatcagagaatacacacaggtgagaaaccatatgaatgtaaagaatgtggaaaagcttttaaccaaaaatCATCCCTCaacaagcatcagagaattcacacaggtgagaaaccatatgaatgtaaagaatgtggaaaagcttttaaccaaaagtcgaTCCTCAGtgggcatcagagaattcacacaggtgataatccatatgaatgtaaagaatgtggaaaagcttttaaccaaaagggAATCCTCAGCAAGCATCAggaaactcacacaggtgagaaaccatatgaatgtaaagaatgtggaaaaggttTTAACCAAAAGTCGACCCTCAgtaggcatcagagaattcacacaggtgagaaaccatatgaatgtaaagaatgtggaaaagcttttagccaaaagtcaaACCTCATCatgcatcagagaactcacacaggtgagaaaccatatgaatgtaaagaatgtgggaaagcttttaatcgaaagtcaaacctcagcatgcatcagagaattcacaggtga